In Dyadobacter sp. CECT 9275, the following proteins share a genomic window:
- a CDS encoding site-specific integrase: MKVLFWFRKSEAKSQTLNSDPVGTIQCRITIDNDETEIGSTQISCKKSCWDSTNQVILGKLQRIVRANQRLNDISSKLYRLYDILNTKYEFVTTPVVKEYYLSKRKFTYSIAEITAAFLEHRQKQADQKVITESTLSVNTNYTRHILDYCMLVKISKPTQIGATFFSDLFDFMIDDNRSQERFARKVTAFAKQVLKWGKRKGLCPQLTCFDEDLPGTADSEDYLDTTHLSIIQLDKLLRFDFNKLVKGNILTRESAETLGEERDAFVFNCFTGMHHCDYRDKKFQLEYYKEVLFLKGKRRKTKKPFVIKLLAPAVDILKRYGHELSKLPVKSNQKRNATLKLVALYAQIPLVLTTKIARKTFCDLALNEMMMTQDDVAACLGLSSTRYLKNYGRIREKRLLKVMKSWESLHQAAS; this comes from the coding sequence ATGAAAGTGTTGTTCTGGTTTCGCAAGTCGGAAGCCAAAAGCCAAACTCTTAATTCTGATCCTGTTGGAACGATTCAATGTCGAATTACTATCGACAATGATGAAACCGAAATAGGATCGACCCAAATTTCCTGTAAAAAATCTTGTTGGGATTCTACAAACCAAGTTATTCTTGGAAAATTACAACGTATAGTCCGAGCGAACCAGAGGCTGAATGATATTTCATCAAAGCTATACCGGCTCTATGATATACTTAACACCAAATATGAGTTTGTAACAACTCCTGTGGTTAAGGAATATTACCTGAGTAAAAGAAAATTCACTTATAGTATTGCAGAAATCACAGCGGCATTTTTGGAGCACCGCCAGAAGCAAGCGGATCAGAAAGTGATTACGGAATCTACTTTGAGCGTGAATACAAACTACACGAGGCATATCTTGGATTATTGTATGCTGGTAAAGATCTCTAAACCCACCCAAATAGGTGCTACTTTCTTTTCAGATCTGTTCGACTTTATGATTGATGATAACCGCAGTCAGGAAAGATTTGCAAGAAAGGTTACCGCATTTGCCAAGCAGGTGTTAAAGTGGGGGAAAAGAAAGGGCTTATGTCCGCAGCTTACATGCTTTGATGAAGATTTGCCAGGTACAGCGGATTCCGAAGACTATCTCGATACGACCCATTTGAGTATTATTCAGCTTGATAAACTTCTGAGATTTGACTTTAATAAACTGGTAAAGGGCAATATTCTAACCAGAGAAAGTGCTGAAACGCTAGGGGAGGAGCGGGACGCTTTTGTCTTCAACTGTTTTACTGGTATGCACCATTGCGATTATCGTGATAAAAAGTTTCAGCTGGAGTATTATAAAGAAGTGTTGTTCCTTAAAGGTAAAAGAAGAAAGACAAAAAAGCCCTTTGTAATTAAACTTCTTGCACCTGCGGTTGATATCCTTAAGAGATATGGTCATGAGCTTTCAAAGCTTCCTGTCAAAAGCAATCAGAAGCGAAATGCGACCTTAAAACTAGTCGCTCTTTATGCTCAGATACCACTTGTGTTGACCACAAAAATAGCCCGGAAGACATTTTGCGATCTAGCTTTGAATGAAATGATGATGACTCAGGACGATGTGGCAGCTTGCCTGGGATTAAGTTCTACCCGTTATCTTAAGAACTATGGTAGGATACGTGAAAAACGGCTGTTGAAGGTCATGAAGAGCTGGGAATCTCTGCATCAGGCAGCATCCTAA
- a CDS encoding DNA adenine methylase yields MKQEINLKTPITYYGGKQKMLRHILPKIPPHQLYVEPFFGGGAVFWAKAPSPAEVVNDISNRLMTFYKVLKYDFEEIQRLVDETFHSRAQHKESDQFYISQLQDVTNPVACAWSVWVQSNMSFGSMIGGGFGYDRHGTCALKLFNQKNRFTEDYQQRLKRVTIESYDVLKVIKAYDSPESFFYLDPPYVSSDQGPYKGYTEQDFINLLEACSQMKGKFLLSSYPENALLDYRSRFKWKSEDHTKTLAVDGRRKEAKTKVECLTWNY; encoded by the coding sequence ATGAAACAGGAAATAAATCTCAAAACTCCCATTACTTATTATGGCGGCAAACAAAAAATGCTTCGCCACATCCTTCCCAAGATCCCACCACACCAGCTTTATGTTGAGCCGTTCTTTGGCGGCGGGGCTGTGTTTTGGGCAAAGGCTCCTTCACCAGCGGAAGTCGTCAATGATATCAGTAACCGGTTAATGACCTTCTACAAAGTGCTCAAATACGACTTCGAAGAAATTCAGCGCCTGGTTGATGAAACCTTTCATAGCCGGGCACAGCACAAAGAATCGGATCAATTTTATATTTCCCAGTTGCAGGATGTTACCAATCCCGTTGCATGTGCCTGGTCGGTTTGGGTTCAAAGTAATATGAGCTTTGGCAGCATGATCGGTGGTGGTTTTGGTTATGACAGGCATGGAACCTGTGCTTTGAAGCTTTTCAATCAAAAAAACCGGTTCACCGAGGATTATCAGCAGAGGCTGAAGCGCGTGACCATTGAGAGCTATGACGTGCTCAAAGTCATTAAGGCTTATGATAGCCCGGAAAGCTTCTTTTACCTGGATCCTCCCTATGTGTCCTCGGATCAAGGACCCTACAAGGGTTACACTGAGCAGGATTTTATAAATCTGCTGGAAGCCTGCTCACAAATGAAGGGTAAGTTTCTTTTGAGTAGTTATCCGGAAAATGCACTGCTGGATTATCGCAGCCGCTTCAAATGGAAATCCGAGGATCATACCAAAACGCTGGCCGTGGATGGGAGAAGGAAAGAGGCCAAAACAAAGGTAGAGTGTTTGACTTGGAATTATTGA